The following proteins are co-located in the Dehalococcoides mccartyi 195 genome:
- a CDS encoding VRR-NUC domain-containing protein yields MREKAIERKLVMAVKAAGGIAPKFTSPGFDGMPDRIVLLPGGHIAFVEVKAPGEKPRPLQLARHKLLRVLGFKVYVLDDEQQIGGFLDEIRTT; encoded by the coding sequence ATGAGAGAAAAAGCAATCGAACGAAAACTGGTTATGGCAGTCAAAGCTGCCGGAGGCATTGCACCAAAGTTCACGAGTCCTGGATTTGACGGGATGCCTGACCGCATCGTGCTTCTACCGGGTGGTCACATCGCTTTTGTTGAAGTTAAAGCTCCAGGCGAAAAGCCCAGACCACTTCAGCTGGCAAGGCACAAATTATTACGCGTGCTTGGCTTCAAGGTTTATGTCCTTGATGACGAGCAGCAGATTGGAGGGTTTCTTGATGAAATACGAACCACATAA
- a CDS encoding DEAD/DEAH box helicase — MKYEPHNYQIYATRYIEEHPISAVLLDMGLGKTSITLTALNDLLFDSFEAHRILVIAPLRVARDTWPAEADKWDHLQNLICSVAVGTEAERRAALIKPADIYIINRENVQWLIEESKLPFNFDTLVVDELSSFKNYQAKRFRALMKVRPKVKRIIGLTGTPSANGLMDLWAEFRLLDMGARLGRFISHYRLDYFQPDKRNGQVIFSYKPLSGAEQRIYDKISDITISMKSTDLLKMPELVSSEYTVRLSDEERQRYDELKQDLVLQLPDGDITAANAAALTGKLCQLANGAIYTDDGDTFTIHDRKLDALENIIEAASGKPILVAYWFKHDLARITERLQKLHIPFSKLDSADSIRKWNAGELPVALIHPASAGHGLNLQSGGSCIVWFGLTWSLELYQQTNARLWRQGQNAETVVVQHIVAKDTIDERILKVLSKKDSTQAALIAAVKADLQV; from the coding sequence ATGAAATACGAACCACATAACTACCAGATATACGCCACCCGCTACATCGAGGAGCACCCCATCTCCGCTGTTTTACTCGATATGGGTCTTGGCAAAACGAGCATCACACTGACGGCGCTGAACGACCTATTGTTTGACAGCTTCGAGGCACACCGCATTCTGGTTATTGCACCACTACGAGTGGCACGGGATACATGGCCTGCTGAAGCAGATAAGTGGGATCATCTCCAGAACCTCATCTGCTCCGTTGCAGTCGGCACTGAAGCAGAGCGTCGTGCGGCCCTTATCAAACCCGCTGACATCTACATCATAAACAGAGAAAATGTCCAGTGGCTTATTGAAGAAAGTAAGCTGCCATTCAACTTCGATACACTTGTGGTTGACGAGCTATCCTCCTTCAAGAATTATCAGGCTAAACGCTTCCGGGCTCTGATGAAGGTGAGGCCCAAAGTCAAGCGTATCATCGGCCTCACGGGTACCCCTTCCGCAAATGGCCTCATGGACCTCTGGGCTGAGTTCAGGCTTCTGGATATGGGTGCCCGCCTCGGACGGTTTATCAGCCACTACCGACTGGATTACTTCCAGCCAGATAAACGTAACGGACAGGTCATCTTCAGCTACAAGCCTCTATCCGGAGCGGAACAACGCATCTATGACAAGATCTCCGACATCACCATTTCCATGAAGTCTACCGACCTTTTGAAAATGCCGGAGTTGGTCAGCAGCGAATACACCGTCCGCCTCTCTGATGAGGAGCGCCAGCGTTATGACGAGCTGAAGCAGGATCTCGTCTTGCAACTCCCTGACGGAGACATCACCGCTGCAAATGCTGCTGCGCTCACCGGAAAGTTATGCCAGCTGGCTAATGGTGCGATCTACACGGACGATGGCGACACCTTCACTATCCATGACAGAAAACTGGATGCACTTGAGAATATCATCGAAGCGGCCAGTGGCAAGCCGATTCTTGTGGCTTACTGGTTCAAGCATGACCTTGCCCGCATTACAGAGCGTCTACAAAAACTCCATATCCCGTTCTCCAAACTGGACAGCGCCGACAGTATCCGAAAGTGGAACGCTGGCGAATTACCCGTAGCACTGATCCACCCCGCCTCTGCCGGTCATGGTTTAAACCTGCAGAGTGGCGGTTCCTGTATTGTTTGGTTCGGGCTGACCTGGTCACTAGAATTATATCAGCAGACCAACGCCCGCCTGTGGCGACAGGGGCAAAACGCTGAAACGGTTGTGGTGCAGCACATTGTGGCCAAAGACACCATCGACGAGCGGATTCTGAAGGTGTTATCCAAGAAGGACAGCACTCAAGCCGCCTTGATAGCTGCTGTAAAGGCCGACCTGCAAGTCTGA
- a CDS encoding phage/plasmid primase, P4 family: MFTLYHADFIGNPGNCSYPHMVEVIDASSLIAAVGHDYVCAEYRNSYRNGENFIGSNCLPVDCDNDHSEQPEDWVLPADVMEAFPGVTFAVHYSRYNMREKNGKPARPKYHVLFPIDHLTNAACYSDMKKLVNAIFPYFDTKALDAARFFFGTTSPEVEIYTGSMNLSEFLEGEEFDTDMAGGHRSTQVIPEGSRNATMSRFAGRVIKKYGDSDAAFQCFLEEAAKCSPPLEEAELMTIWHSAQRFFSKVQQQDGYVSPEVYNDPTSYMPGDFSDVGQAEVLAKYFSGELRYSPATHFIRYTSHYWQESEPGAQAVAHELTRRQLEEATKDLQSAMRLLTENGAQDILENASKAKAESLMNETQLEAYRAFLSAKAYQSFAIRRRDSKNITATLKESRPMLEISPRDLDADCFLLCTPAATYDLRKGMTGAREHSPDDFITKMTSVSPSSKGEQIWQNSLGLIFCGNQELIDYVQMICGLAAIGKVYVEALIIAYGGGRNGKSTFWNAISRVLGLYSGNISADTLTVGCRRNIKPEMAEVKGKRLLIAAEIQEGARLNDSTVKQLCSTDDVFAEKKYKDPFSFTPCHTLVLYTNHLPKVSASDDGIWRRLVVIPFDAKIEGSSDIKNYGEYLYQNAGESILAWVIEGAKKVIALDYKIPVPVCVQQAITEYRSQNDWFGHFLEEKCELDASYRESSSSLYRAYRNYCVDTNEYIRSTTDFYSALEAAGYGRINVKNKRFFAGLRLKIDDGDFEDFLN; this comes from the coding sequence ATGTTCACTCTTTATCACGCCGACTTCATCGGCAACCCCGGCAACTGCTCTTATCCACACATGGTCGAGGTCATTGATGCAAGTTCTTTGATCGCAGCTGTTGGCCATGACTATGTGTGCGCTGAGTACCGGAACAGCTATCGGAATGGTGAAAACTTCATCGGTAGCAATTGCCTACCGGTGGACTGCGACAATGATCACTCAGAGCAACCGGAAGATTGGGTGCTTCCCGCCGATGTCATGGAGGCGTTCCCCGGTGTCACCTTTGCCGTTCATTATAGCCGCTACAATATGCGCGAGAAAAACGGAAAGCCCGCTCGACCCAAATACCACGTATTATTTCCCATTGACCACCTTACAAACGCGGCTTGCTACAGCGATATGAAAAAGCTGGTCAACGCCATCTTTCCGTACTTCGATACCAAGGCGCTGGATGCTGCACGTTTCTTCTTCGGAACGACCTCTCCCGAAGTTGAAATCTACACCGGCAGCATGAACTTGAGCGAGTTTCTGGAGGGCGAAGAGTTCGATACTGATATGGCAGGTGGCCATCGTTCCACTCAAGTTATACCAGAAGGAAGTCGAAACGCCACCATGTCCCGCTTTGCCGGTCGGGTCATCAAAAAATACGGTGACAGCGACGCCGCTTTTCAGTGCTTCTTAGAGGAAGCCGCAAAATGCTCACCTCCGCTCGAGGAAGCTGAACTTATGACCATCTGGCATAGCGCCCAGCGCTTCTTTTCAAAGGTACAGCAGCAGGACGGCTATGTTTCTCCGGAGGTCTACAACGACCCGACGTCCTATATGCCGGGCGATTTCTCCGATGTAGGACAGGCAGAGGTGCTAGCGAAATACTTCTCTGGTGAACTACGGTATTCACCGGCTACGCACTTTATCCGTTACACCAGCCATTACTGGCAAGAAAGCGAACCGGGCGCACAGGCAGTCGCTCATGAGCTGACCCGCCGCCAATTGGAGGAAGCCACAAAGGATCTGCAGTCAGCGATGCGACTGCTGACGGAAAATGGTGCTCAAGATATCCTCGAAAATGCCTCAAAGGCAAAGGCTGAGTCGCTGATGAACGAAACACAGCTCGAAGCTTATCGGGCCTTCCTTTCAGCCAAGGCATATCAGTCCTTCGCCATTCGCAGACGAGACTCAAAGAATATTACCGCGACGCTGAAGGAATCCCGTCCAATGCTTGAAATCTCGCCGCGTGATTTAGATGCAGACTGCTTTCTTCTTTGTACGCCTGCTGCTACTTACGATCTACGCAAAGGGATGACAGGAGCCAGAGAGCATTCACCTGATGACTTCATTACGAAAATGACCTCCGTTTCGCCCAGTTCCAAGGGTGAACAGATCTGGCAGAACAGTTTGGGCCTCATCTTCTGCGGCAATCAGGAGCTAATCGACTATGTGCAAATGATCTGCGGGCTCGCTGCCATTGGCAAGGTCTATGTGGAAGCTTTGATCATTGCCTATGGTGGTGGACGCAACGGCAAATCCACCTTCTGGAACGCCATCTCCCGTGTGCTTGGCCTTTATAGCGGCAACATCTCTGCAGACACTCTGACGGTTGGATGCCGCCGAAACATCAAGCCGGAAATGGCCGAGGTTAAGGGCAAGCGCCTGCTAATCGCTGCCGAGATACAGGAAGGCGCTCGGCTCAATGACTCCACCGTCAAGCAACTCTGCTCAACCGATGATGTGTTCGCCGAAAAGAAGTACAAGGACCCGTTCAGCTTCACGCCCTGCCATACGCTGGTACTCTATACTAACCACCTGCCAAAGGTCAGCGCTTCTGATGACGGGATCTGGCGCAGATTGGTTGTTATACCCTTCGACGCCAAGATTGAAGGTAGCAGCGACATCAAGAACTATGGCGAGTACCTCTATCAGAACGCTGGCGAGAGCATTCTGGCATGGGTGATTGAGGGTGCCAAGAAGGTCATTGCGCTGGATTACAAAATTCCTGTGCCGGTGTGCGTGCAGCAAGCCATAACGGAGTACCGGTCGCAAAACGACTGGTTTGGCCATTTTCTTGAGGAGAAATGCGAGCTTGATGCAAGCTATCGAGAGAGCTCCAGTTCACTTTATCGGGCGTATCGGAATTACTGCGTTGACACAAATGAATATATCCGCAGCACGACAGACTTCTATTCTGCACTGGAGGCTGCTGGGTATGGCCGTATCAATGTCAAAAACAAGCGGTTCTTTGCAGGGCTGAGGCTTAAGATCGATGACGGAGATTTTGAGGATTTCTTGAATTAA